Proteins encoded within one genomic window of uncultured Desulfobacter sp.:
- the ltrA gene encoding group II intron reverse transcriptase/maturase has product MGKQMTASAGAPVDSAKKWASIDWKKARAEVRRLQMRIAKAVKEKRWGKVKALQYLLTHSFYAKALAVKRVTSNKGKKTPGVDGTLWKGARAKWEAVFSLQRRGYRPQPLRRIYIPKKNGKKRPLSIPTILCRAMQALFKLALAPVAETIGDRNSYGFREGRSCADAIAAAFNALSKPNSATWILEADIKGCYDNISQEWMLENIPMDKVILKKWLTAGYVEDGKLYPSRKGTPQGGIISPTLSNLTLDGLEKAVHDAVPRRCRVNFVRYADDFIVTGKSKRLLEDQVKPAVEAFLTERGLSLSEEKTMITHITDGFTFLGQTFRKTGNVLHITPAKKGVLALKEKLSELIHKHVGGPLEPLVKKLNQTLRGWGNYHRHVVSSETFSLIDTFVYEQLWRMIKKRHRKKSSKWLKNRYWTDGKRKWIFTVKSRNKKGPCSYHVIHLSSLGIKRYIKIKADANPYDPEYSYYFWRRRNQKDSRLLPSLSAREHRQKQAA; this is encoded by the coding sequence ATGGGAAAGCAAATGACGGCCTCGGCTGGTGCACCTGTCGACTCTGCTAAGAAATGGGCATCCATTGATTGGAAAAAAGCCCGAGCCGAAGTTAGAAGGCTGCAAATGCGTATCGCAAAGGCTGTAAAGGAAAAAAGATGGGGCAAGGTCAAAGCCCTGCAATACTTACTTACTCATTCGTTCTACGCCAAGGCCTTGGCTGTCAAACGAGTGACCTCAAATAAAGGGAAAAAAACTCCAGGCGTAGATGGCACCTTATGGAAAGGAGCCAGAGCCAAATGGGAGGCTGTTTTCAGCCTGCAAAGACGAGGTTATAGACCGCAACCACTAAGGCGAATTTACATCCCCAAAAAGAATGGTAAAAAACGTCCGTTAAGTATTCCTACAATACTCTGCAGAGCTATGCAGGCGCTGTTTAAATTAGCTTTAGCCCCAGTAGCGGAAACCATAGGAGACCGTAATTCTTACGGCTTCCGTGAAGGCCGCAGCTGTGCAGATGCAATTGCAGCAGCGTTCAATGCACTCTCCAAGCCTAATTCGGCTACATGGATATTGGAAGCGGATATCAAAGGGTGTTATGACAACATCAGCCAGGAATGGATGTTGGAAAATATCCCTATGGATAAAGTCATTCTTAAAAAGTGGTTGACGGCAGGGTATGTGGAAGACGGCAAGCTATACCCCTCGCGCAAAGGAACCCCACAGGGCGGGATTATCAGTCCCACCTTGTCGAATTTAACCCTCGACGGGCTGGAAAAAGCCGTGCATGATGCAGTTCCCCGTCGATGTAGAGTTAATTTCGTTCGATATGCAGATGATTTTATCGTCACAGGCAAGTCCAAACGCCTGCTTGAAGATCAGGTCAAACCAGCAGTCGAAGCGTTTCTAACTGAACGTGGTCTGTCATTATCTGAAGAAAAGACCATGATCACGCATATAACAGATGGATTTACGTTCCTTGGCCAAACTTTTCGAAAAACCGGAAATGTGCTGCACATCACCCCGGCAAAGAAGGGAGTTCTCGCCCTTAAAGAAAAGCTCAGTGAACTGATCCATAAACATGTCGGCGGTCCATTGGAACCATTGGTCAAAAAGTTAAACCAAACCCTCCGGGGTTGGGGAAACTATCACCGGCACGTAGTCTCATCGGAAACATTTTCTCTTATTGATACGTTTGTTTACGAACAGCTATGGAGAATGATTAAAAAGCGTCACCGGAAGAAATCCTCAAAATGGTTGAAAAACCGTTACTGGACTGACGGAAAACGCAAGTGGATATTCACTGTCAAGAGCCGAAATAAGAAAGGGCCTTGCAGTTATCACGTCATTCACCTAAGCTCATTAGGAATAAAACGATATATCAAAATCAAAGCAGATGCAAATCCATATGATCCCGAATACAGTTATTATTTCTGGCGTAGACGGAATCAAAAGGATTCACGGTTACTCCCGTCGTTATCGGCCAGGGAGCACCGCCAAAAGCAAGCTGCATGA
- a CDS encoding putative zinc-binding protein, which produces MANETKKMSGCGVSNREKLIFSCSGAADVGELADKAARRMTQKGMGKMFCLVGIGGQVNKIMQMTQSAHTILAIDGCPMNCAQKCLEKNGFNNFIHLSIEDLGFNKGQTEIDNSVILEVVEKGGALINEGK; this is translated from the coding sequence ATGGCAAATGAAACAAAAAAAATGAGTGGGTGTGGGGTGAGTAACAGAGAAAAGTTAATATTTTCTTGTTCAGGTGCTGCAGATGTCGGTGAGTTAGCTGATAAAGCAGCGCGCAGAATGACACAAAAAGGTATGGGTAAAATGTTTTGTTTAGTTGGAATTGGTGGGCAAGTGAACAAGATTATGCAGATGACACAGTCTGCACATACTATTCTTGCTATTGATGGATGTCCAATGAATTGCGCTCAAAAGTGTCTTGAAAAAAATGGTTTTAATAATTTCATTCATCTTAGTATTGAGGATTTGGGATTTAATAAAGGGCAAACAGAGATTGATAATTCCGTCATTTTAGAAGTAGTTGAAAAGGGAGGTGCTTTAATTAACGAAGGGAAATAA